One Pomacea canaliculata isolate SZHN2017 linkage group LG9, ASM307304v1, whole genome shotgun sequence DNA segment encodes these proteins:
- the LOC112571691 gene encoding uncharacterized protein LOC112571691 produces the protein MADSGASAEGLKVVIAYDGSANSENALDWYVKNVHKPGNSVTLIHVPELNDMLHSTKWANSVYVFDREVLEAMLKDEQQRIQKDLEKFADKLKSYGLGGKVKSVAAAKPGEGIIKECGSDVGLVVVGSRGLGAVRRTILGSVSDYVVHHSKCPVIVVKHDHHGHHEQQKKD, from the exons ATGGCAGACAGCGGCGCCTCAGCTGAGGGACTGAAAGTTGTGATCGCGTACGATGGCAGTGCCAACTCGGAGAACGCCCTTGACT GGTATGTTAAGAATGTACACAAACCGGGCAATTCTGTGACACTGATTCATGTCCCAGAACTGAATGACATGCTGCATTCAACCAAATGGGCCAACT CCGTTTATGTGTTTGATCGAGAAGTTCTTGAAGCCATGTTAAAAGATGAGCAGCAAAGAATTCAGAAGGACCTTGAGAAGTTTGCGGACAAGCTCAAATCTTATGGG cTGGGTGGAAAAGTAAAAAGCGTGGCAGCTGCTAAACCAGGGGAGGGCATCATTAAGGAGTGTGGCAGTGATGTGGGGCTGGTAGTGGTGGGTTCCCGTGGGCTGGGAGCTGTGCGTCGCACTATTTTGGGTTCCGTCAGTGACTACGTTGTTCACCACTCCAAGTGTCCAGTGATTGTTGTCAAACACGATCATCATGGTCATCACGAACAGCAGAAGAAGGATTAG